A section of the Nitrospinota bacterium genome encodes:
- a CDS encoding PxxKW family cysteine-rich protein, whose product MDCQTIKMGTECPFMTTVGCSFNGGSCHPIIEQCEGCNHIIELNSEKFCMVFPDPKAKWAYGSCNFATHVKKETKSDTHKLNPLKASKRRSGK is encoded by the coding sequence ATGGATTGCCAAACCATCAAAATGGGAACCGAGTGCCCATTTATGACCACAGTAGGCTGTTCTTTTAATGGAGGTTCTTGCCATCCTATTATTGAGCAGTGTGAAGGCTGCAATCACATCATTGAGCTTAATTCTGAAAAATTCTGCATGGTATTTCCTGATCCAAAAGCAAAATGGGCCTATGGTTCATGCAACTTTGCAACGCATGTCAAGAAAGAGACTAAATCAGATACTCATAAGTTGAACCCATTAAAGGCTTCAAAAAGGAGAAGTGGTAAATAA
- a CDS encoding MBL fold metallo-hydrolase codes for MVFLKQLEVGSNQNFTYILACKRTGEGAIVDPGWEVNKILNIAKNGGIKIKNIILTHTHSDHIEGVFQVVETTGAKIYVHKNESHAMKGSGSYFVTEVQDGQMFNTGKESLKVIHTPGHTPGGICLYTPEKVLTGDTLFVGYCGRADFTESDPKALYNSLQKLAALPDDTVVYPGHNYGKTPTSTIGYEKANNPYYQCGSLKEFIELRMHGHVD; via the coding sequence ATGGTGTTCTTAAAACAACTTGAGGTGGGGAGCAATCAAAACTTTACCTATATCCTTGCCTGTAAAAGAACAGGAGAGGGTGCCATTGTTGACCCAGGATGGGAGGTCAACAAGATATTAAATATTGCAAAAAATGGTGGGATAAAGATTAAAAACATTATTTTGACCCACACTCACAGTGACCATATTGAAGGAGTATTTCAGGTTGTAGAAACAACAGGGGCCAAGATATATGTCCATAAAAATGAGAGCCATGCCATGAAGGGGTCTGGGTCATATTTTGTCACTGAGGTTCAGGACGGACAAATGTTTAACACAGGAAAGGAATCCTTAAAAGTGATTCATACTCCTGGACATACACCTGGTGGAATCTGTCTTTATACACCAGAAAAGGTCTTAACAGGCGATACACTATTTGTTGGATATTGTGGAAGGGCTGACTTTACAGAGAGCGACCCAAAAGCCCTCTATAACAGTCTCCAAAAATTAGCTGCCCTTCCTGATGATACGGTTGTCTATCCAGGACATAACTATGGCAAAACGCCGACCTCAACCATTGGCTATGAAAAGGCCAATAACCCTTATTATCAGTGCGGCTCTCTTAAGGAATTTATAGAGCTGAGGATGCACGGACACGTAGATTAA
- the ubiE gene encoding bifunctional demethylmenaquinone methyltransferase/2-methoxy-6-polyprenyl-1,4-benzoquinol methylase UbiE — protein sequence MNNSNPLETSKRDIYIRNLFSSIANTYDLLNRVLSFGRDRYWRRFAIQKLSDVKHGIILDVATGTGDMALEIVKRFNGIAKVVGVDFSEEMLRLAKRKIEKYGFQEKIKLYLNNAQSLPFEDEKFDAVLIAFGIRNIADKLKGLSEMRRVVKEGGKIIILEFSKPNNNIIKWFYHLYFVKILPVIGGLLSKVKYAYEYLPESVLEFPETEDFINLMKKAGFKDIRYDILTYGVVTVYVGIR from the coding sequence ATGAACAATTCTAATCCTTTGGAAACTTCAAAAAGAGATATTTATATAAGAAACCTGTTCTCTTCCATAGCCAATACTTATGACCTTTTGAACCGAGTTTTGAGTTTTGGAAGGGATAGATATTGGCGGAGGTTTGCCATTCAAAAGCTTTCTGATGTAAAACATGGAATCATTCTGGATGTGGCTACGGGAACAGGCGATATGGCCTTAGAGATTGTAAAAAGATTCAATGGTATAGCAAAGGTTGTTGGAGTAGATTTTAGTGAGGAGATGCTTCGACTTGCAAAAAGAAAGATTGAAAAATACGGATTTCAGGAAAAAATAAAATTATATCTCAATAACGCCCAATCATTGCCTTTTGAAGATGAAAAGTTTGATGCTGTCTTGATCGCCTTTGGCATACGTAATATTGCTGATAAACTTAAAGGATTATCTGAGATGAGAAGGGTGGTTAAAGAAGGGGGAAAGATTATTATTTTGGAGTTCTCGAAACCAAATAACAATATAATAAAATGGTTTTATCACCTTTATTTTGTCAAGATTTTACCTGTAATTGGGGGTCTTTTATCAAAGGTAAAATATGCATATGAGTATCTTCCGGAGTCAGTTTTAGAGTTTCCAGAGACTGAAGATTTTATAAATTTAATGAAAAAGGCTGGCTTTAAAGACATAAGATATGATATACTTACCTATGGAGTTGTTACTGTCTATGTTGGAATAAGATGA
- a CDS encoding RDD family protein, with product MKCPKCNYVSFDYLDTCNKCGYDLAEYREERGIKVVKPEPIDIFGDKEKKDEILPESPEVSETSVEDKAKEEEKEAIEIEPTLEKGVELETKKEKEEESIHDKAIEPIELEEPADELEIEKGVSETEKKEDLGGDEVAKEERVIELDDLEGDTEFLTEEALSGMEKKRTEETDTELEIEEGVSEAEKKEDLGGDEVTKEERVIELDDLEGDTESLTEEALLKKQREEIEESAPEEQEEKEESPPEKKDEPGSDSEIEKSDNPGEGDHKKGNEDRETKDVSKGGEVGNDSGPLVEEDLPEQEKEEKGDQENTTKKDDEESIKKKDLEETTEAKDNIPDKTEEIQEKESEEQDKKTDPLALEEKAEGAEEAKTEDESKGEGEKADFKNRLLANIFDLCLLGLINIIFIFLSLFTIVGWDLVFSDFFSIALLGSQFSFSKLTFIFIFLLIFTGYFVYFLWRDGQTIGKILLKVRVVSVDGQPLTLKKALLRSFSYLASILTLGIGFFWIKFDKNNEAWYDRISKTHVVKLYS from the coding sequence ATGAAATGTCCGAAATGTAATTATGTAAGTTTTGATTATTTAGATACTTGTAATAAGTGTGGGTATGACCTTGCTGAGTATCGAGAGGAAAGAGGTATAAAGGTAGTCAAACCTGAGCCAATAGATATCTTTGGTGATAAAGAGAAAAAAGATGAAATTTTACCAGAATCTCCAGAGGTATCAGAGACTTCTGTTGAAGATAAAGCTAAAGAGGAGGAAAAGGAAGCGATAGAGATAGAGCCTACTTTAGAGAAAGGTGTTGAGTTAGAAACAAAAAAAGAAAAAGAAGAGGAGAGCATACATGATAAGGCGATAGAGCCTATTGAACTGGAGGAGCCAGCTGATGAGCTAGAAATTGAAAAAGGTGTTAGTGAGACTGAAAAAAAAGAGGATTTGGGTGGTGATGAGGTTGCAAAGGAGGAAAGGGTCATCGAGTTAGATGATCTCGAAGGTGATACAGAATTTCTAACAGAGGAAGCCTTATCAGGAATGGAGAAGAAAAGAACAGAAGAAACAGACACTGAGCTAGAAATTGAAGAAGGTGTTAGTGAGGCTGAAAAAAAAGAGGATTTGGGTGGTGATGAGGTTACAAAGGAGGAAAGGGTCATCGAGTTAGATGATCTCGAAGGTGATACAGAATCTTTAACAGAGGAAGCCTTATTAAAAAAGCAAAGGGAAGAAATAGAGGAATCAGCTCCTGAAGAACAAGAGGAAAAAGAAGAATCTCCTCCCGAAAAAAAAGATGAGCCTGGCAGTGATTCAGAGATTGAAAAAAGCGACAATCCAGGTGAAGGAGATCATAAGAAGGGTAATGAGGATAGAGAAACTAAAGATGTTTCCAAAGGAGGGGAGGTTGGAAATGATTCAGGGCCTCTGGTAGAGGAAGATTTGCCAGAGCAGGAAAAGGAAGAAAAAGGAGACCAAGAGAACACGACTAAAAAAGATGATGAAGAGTCCATAAAAAAAAAAGACTTAGAAGAGACGACAGAAGCTAAAGATAACATTCCTGACAAAACAGAAGAGATCCAGGAAAAAGAATCAGAAGAGCAGGATAAAAAAACTGATCCACTTGCTTTGGAAGAGAAAGCAGAAGGTGCTGAAGAAGCAAAAACTGAGGATGAATCAAAGGGGGAGGGGGAGAAGGCTGATTTTAAAAACAGGCTTTTAGCAAATATTTTTGACCTTTGTCTTTTGGGTCTAATTAATATTATATTTATCTTCTTATCCCTTTTTACAATTGTGGGATGGGACCTTGTATTTTCTGATTTCTTTTCAATAGCCCTTCTAGGTTCACAATTTTCGTTTTCTAAGTTGACGTTTATATTTATATTTCTTTTGATTTTTACGGGTTATTTTGTCTATTTTCTGTGGCGAGATGGGCAGACGATTGGAAAGATATTATTAAAGGTGAGAGTTGTTTCTGTTGATGGACAACCCCTAACCTTAAAGAAGGCCCTCCTAAGGAGTTTTTCTTATCTTGCCTCCATACTTACTTTAGGTATAGGGTTTTTTTGGATAAAGTTTGATAAGAACAATGAGGCATGGTATGACAGGATTTCCAAGACCCATGTAGTGAAGCTCTATTCTTGA
- a CDS encoding alanine--glyoxylate aminotransferase family protein, with amino-acid sequence MEKHYLFSPGPTPVPPNVLREMSRPIIHHRTPEFEEILCQAIDDLKYVFQTQNDVIIFASSGTGGMEAAVSNFLSKGDKAISVRGGKFGERWSEICENYGVDVENIDVEWGEAVDPQIIANILKNNNRIKAVFTQACETSTGVAHDIKTIAETVKSYPNTLMVVDAITALGVYDIPTDKWGLDVVITGSQKALMLPPGLAMVSVSKKAWEFYEKSDLPKFYFDLKKERDSLKKKQSAYTPAVSMIMGLKEALSDIKKEGLKKVFERHERLARATRAAMEAIGLELFAKDNPSNSVTAVKVPDGIDGSSITKILSKDYGITIVGGQSQAKGKIFRISHMGYVDAFDILTVISAVEMVLKRLGYDVSLGKGVGAAQKFFIG; translated from the coding sequence ATGGAAAAACATTATCTATTTTCTCCAGGGCCTACACCGGTTCCACCTAATGTACTGAGAGAGATGTCCCGTCCTATTATCCACCACAGAACCCCTGAATTTGAAGAGATTCTTTGTCAAGCTATCGATGATTTAAAATATGTCTTTCAGACTCAAAATGACGTTATCATTTTTGCCTCTTCTGGCACCGGGGGTATGGAGGCAGCGGTTTCAAATTTCTTGTCTAAAGGTGATAAAGCTATTTCAGTGAGAGGAGGAAAATTTGGAGAGAGGTGGTCTGAGATATGTGAAAACTACGGTGTTGATGTTGAGAATATTGATGTTGAGTGGGGAGAGGCTGTAGACCCTCAGATTATTGCTAATATCTTAAAGAATAATAATCGTATCAAGGCTGTTTTTACGCAGGCGTGTGAGACATCGACAGGCGTTGCTCATGATATAAAAACAATCGCTGAGACTGTAAAAAGTTATCCCAATACACTCATGGTCGTCGATGCGATAACAGCTCTTGGGGTTTATGATATACCAACAGATAAATGGGGCCTCGATGTCGTTATAACCGGTTCTCAGAAGGCGTTAATGTTGCCTCCGGGGTTGGCAATGGTGAGCGTAAGCAAAAAAGCATGGGAATTTTACGAGAAATCTGATCTCCCAAAGTTTTATTTCGATCTCAAAAAAGAGAGGGATTCTCTTAAGAAAAAACAGAGTGCTTATACTCCCGCTGTCTCTATGATAATGGGTTTAAAAGAGGCCCTGTCAGATATAAAAAAGGAGGGTCTAAAAAAGGTTTTTGAGAGACATGAGAGACTGGCAAGAGCTACAAGGGCTGCTATGGAGGCAATCGGATTGGAGCTCTTTGCTAAAGATAATCCAAGCAATTCTGTTACTGCGGTAAAGGTGCCTGATGGAATTGATGGGTCATCGATTACAAAGATTTTAAGCAAAGATTATGGCATTACCATAGTAGGCGGACAGTCTCAGGCTAAGGGTAAAATTTTTAGGATATCTCATATGGGTTATGTGGATGCCTTTGATATATTAACGGTAATTTCTGCTGTTGAAATGGTTCTCAAAAGATTGGGATATGATGTTTCCCTAGGAAAAGGTGTCGGGGCAGCACAAAAGTTTTTTATAGGATAA
- the serA gene encoding phosphoglycerate dehydrogenase, with translation MKILVSDNISEKGLKILRSEKDLNIVVKTDLSHDDLLKEIKDYDGLIIRSATEVKEDVIESAEKLRIIGRAGIGMDNVDLEAASKKGIIVMNTPGGNTITTAEHAIAMMLAISRNIPQANASMKEGKWEKKKFTGVEVFRKTLGIIGLGRIGAIVAQKAQGLGMNVLGNDPYISEERAKEVGVKKVELKELLKNSDYITLHCSKSDDTVNLIGKEEFSLMKDGVRIINCARGGLIDENALYEAIKDGKVAGAALDVFEKEPPKENPLLSLDSVITTPHLGASTGEAQENVAIDIANQIVDFFKSGQVKNAVNVPSLDYELLIKIEPYLNLAEKLGSFQAQMVEGGIKEVVIKYHGEIVNLGVKPITNSVLKGLLQVFLQNRVNVVNAPYLAKERGIEVVESTSTETEDYANLIILEVKTDKTKGTVGGTIYGKRDPRIVKIDNYRLEAVPSGHMMVFSNKDVPGMIGKIGTILGENNINIAGMQLGRVAPKGDAVSVVNVDSPVPEEVLNEIRSLPYIFYAKMIRL, from the coding sequence ATGAAGATCTTAGTAAGCGACAATATATCTGAGAAGGGACTAAAGATATTGCGAAGTGAGAAAGACCTGAATATTGTTGTCAAGACAGATCTGAGCCACGACGATCTGTTAAAGGAGATCAAAGATTATGATGGCTTGATAATCAGAAGCGCTACAGAGGTTAAAGAGGATGTTATCGAATCAGCCGAAAAACTCAGGATAATTGGAAGGGCTGGAATAGGTATGGATAACGTAGATCTAGAGGCAGCGAGCAAAAAGGGGATCATTGTCATGAATACCCCTGGAGGAAATACAATAACCACTGCCGAACATGCCATCGCAATGATGTTAGCTATCTCTCGCAACATCCCTCAGGCAAACGCATCGATGAAAGAGGGAAAATGGGAAAAAAAGAAGTTTACAGGTGTTGAGGTTTTCCGAAAGACCCTTGGCATCATTGGATTAGGAAGGATAGGGGCTATTGTTGCTCAGAAAGCACAGGGTTTGGGGATGAATGTTCTTGGAAATGACCCCTATATTTCAGAAGAAAGAGCTAAAGAAGTGGGTGTGAAGAAGGTTGAGTTGAAAGAGCTCTTAAAGAACTCTGATTATATAACATTACATTGCTCAAAGTCAGATGATACAGTAAATCTGATTGGAAAGGAAGAGTTCTCTCTTATGAAAGATGGTGTAAGGATCATCAACTGTGCAAGAGGTGGACTTATTGATGAAAATGCCCTTTATGAGGCGATCAAAGATGGTAAGGTTGCCGGTGCTGCTCTGGATGTCTTTGAGAAAGAGCCTCCCAAAGAAAATCCTTTATTATCCCTCGATTCTGTTATCACTACCCCCCATTTAGGAGCGTCAACAGGAGAGGCACAGGAAAATGTGGCTATTGATATTGCCAACCAAATAGTTGATTTTTTCAAAAGTGGTCAAGTCAAGAATGCCGTGAATGTTCCCTCTCTTGACTACGAACTATTAATAAAGATAGAGCCCTATCTAAACCTAGCAGAAAAACTAGGTTCCTTTCAGGCCCAAATGGTTGAGGGCGGTATTAAAGAAGTTGTCATTAAATACCATGGTGAAATCGTCAATCTTGGAGTCAAGCCGATCACGAATAGCGTTCTCAAAGGTCTCCTTCAGGTCTTTTTACAAAACAGGGTCAATGTCGTAAATGCCCCTTATTTGGCTAAAGAGAGGGGAATAGAGGTTGTAGAAAGTACCAGCACCGAGACAGAAGATTATGCAAATCTAATAATTCTGGAAGTAAAGACAGATAAGACAAAGGGTACGGTTGGAGGTACGATATACGGCAAGAGAGATCCAAGAATCGTAAAGATAGATAATTACAGGTTAGAAGCTGTTCCATCAGGACACATGATGGTCTTTTCTAATAAGGATGTTCCAGGGATGATAGGGAAAATAGGGACTATTTTAGGGGAAAATAATATCAATATTGCTGGGATGCAACTGGGAAGGGTTGCTCCAAAAGGAGATGCTGTTTCAGTGGTCAATGTGGATTCTCCAGTACCTGAAGAGGTGCTCAATGAGATAAGAAGCCTGCCTTATATTTTCTATGCTAAGATGATTCGGTTATAA
- a CDS encoding adenylosuccinate synthase, protein MTVMAVIGTQWGDEGKGKIIDLLSEDADFIARYQGGNNAGHTVVIGNDQFILHLIPSGILHKGKKCIIGSGVVVDPEALISEIEDLKKKGIQIDNNLYISKRANLIMPYHRVIDQASEKWKGQHKIGTTGKGIGQAYSDQMARAGIRMIDLMNKEIFEERLRLNLNEKNIILREIYGIDPFDFNEIFDEYQRFSLVLKKYIADVEVMLREAIIQGKSILLEGAQGSMLDVNHGTYPYVTSSHPISGGACAGLGIPPSKIEKVLGVVKAYTTRVGEGPFPTELRDKSGTLLREKGGEYGATTGRPRRCGWFDAVVVKHAVWINGCDTLALTKLDILDEFKKIYICVGYKYKGKVYHEMPCEIDILANCEPLYKELDGWMEQTGGITSYDKLPKKAKEYIKELSKILRSDFSIISTGAKREHTIFLN, encoded by the coding sequence ATGACAGTTATGGCTGTAATTGGAACTCAATGGGGAGACGAAGGGAAGGGAAAGATTATTGATTTATTATCTGAAGACGCTGACTTCATCGCTCGTTATCAAGGGGGCAATAATGCAGGTCATACTGTTGTGATAGGCAATGATCAATTTATTTTACATCTCATTCCTTCTGGGATTCTCCACAAGGGTAAAAAATGTATTATAGGGAGTGGTGTGGTTGTCGATCCTGAGGCATTAATATCAGAGATTGAAGATTTAAAAAAGAAGGGCATACAGATTGATAATAATTTATATATTAGTAAAAGAGCCAACTTAATAATGCCTTATCATAGAGTGATTGATCAGGCCAGTGAGAAATGGAAAGGACAACATAAAATTGGAACTACAGGTAAAGGGATAGGGCAAGCTTATAGTGATCAAATGGCAAGAGCAGGGATACGAATGATTGACCTAATGAATAAAGAGATATTTGAAGAAAGATTGCGATTAAATCTCAATGAGAAAAATATTATACTTAGGGAGATCTATGGAATAGATCCCTTTGATTTTAATGAAATATTTGATGAATATCAGAGGTTTTCTTTAGTATTGAAAAAGTATATTGCTGATGTAGAGGTCATGTTAAGAGAAGCAATCATTCAGGGTAAAAGTATTCTATTAGAAGGTGCTCAGGGCTCCATGCTTGATGTCAATCATGGAACCTACCCATATGTAACATCATCTCATCCTATATCAGGCGGAGCATGCGCAGGTTTGGGTATTCCACCATCAAAGATTGAAAAGGTTTTGGGTGTAGTTAAAGCCTATACAACAAGAGTAGGAGAGGGTCCTTTTCCTACGGAACTGCGAGATAAAAGTGGGACTTTACTCAGAGAAAAAGGGGGAGAATATGGAGCAACAACCGGCAGACCGAGGCGTTGTGGATGGTTCGATGCTGTTGTCGTAAAACATGCTGTTTGGATTAATGGTTGTGATACCTTGGCATTGACGAAATTGGATATACTCGATGAATTTAAAAAGATTTATATCTGTGTTGGTTATAAGTATAAAGGAAAGGTCTACCATGAAATGCCGTGTGAAATTGATATATTAGCTAACTGTGAGCCTTTATATAAAGAGTTGGACGGTTGGATGGAACAGACAGGCGGTATTACTTCTTATGATAAACTCCCCAAAAAAGCAAAAGAATATATTAAAGAACTTTCAAAAATTTTAAGGTCAGATTTTTCAATCATATCAACTGGAGCTAAGAGAGAACATACCATTTTTTTAAACTAA
- a CDS encoding type IV pilus twitching motility protein PilT codes for MHIDQFLKSMVKENVSDLHFKVGSPPKVRLDGELIPVKYKNLTPEDTQSLAFSMMDERQKEFFNKKHELDFSYSLSGVARFRVNVFKQRGAFAIVMRIIPTEIPTIEQLKLPGIIKKIALEPRGMILVTGVTGSGKSTTLASMINFINSIKKAHIITIEDPIEFVYSDNLSSVNQREIGSDTDSFADALRAALRQDPDVILVGEMRDTETISVAIKAAETGHLVFSTLHTTDAKGTVTRIIDTFPPHQQQQIRYQLSDNIKGVISQRLLPLKDGGGRIVAAEIMVSTSTIRNCIEEPEKTGQIKDIIEAGRSQYSSQSFDQHLTELYKNGLITMEVAVENSTNPSDFQRSLQFD; via the coding sequence ATGCATATAGACCAGTTTTTGAAATCCATGGTAAAAGAGAATGTTTCCGATCTTCATTTTAAGGTCGGCAGCCCTCCAAAAGTAAGATTGGACGGGGAGTTGATACCTGTTAAATATAAGAACCTTACACCTGAGGATACCCAATCCCTTGCTTTCAGTATGATGGATGAAAGGCAAAAAGAGTTTTTCAATAAGAAGCATGAGTTAGATTTTTCCTATAGTTTATCAGGAGTGGCAAGGTTTCGAGTTAATGTGTTTAAACAGAGGGGTGCTTTTGCTATCGTTATGAGAATCATTCCTACAGAGATACCTACAATAGAGCAATTGAAGCTACCTGGAATTATCAAAAAGATAGCCTTAGAACCGAGAGGAATGATATTGGTTACAGGGGTAACAGGAAGTGGAAAATCAACGACCCTTGCCTCTATGATTAATTTTATCAATTCTATCAAGAAGGCCCATATCATAACAATTGAAGATCCTATTGAGTTTGTCTATTCAGATAATTTAAGCTCTGTCAATCAGAGAGAAATCGGATCTGATACCGATTCTTTTGCTGATGCCCTAAGAGCAGCGTTGAGGCAAGATCCTGATGTTATTCTTGTGGGAGAGATGAGGGATACAGAGACGATAAGTGTGGCTATTAAGGCTGCGGAAACAGGTCATTTAGTTTTTAGTACATTGCATACCACTGATGCCAAAGGAACCGTGACAAGAATTATTGATACCTTTCCACCCCATCAGCAACAGCAAATCAGATATCAATTATCCGATAACATTAAAGGAGTCATTTCACAAAGGCTTCTTCCCTTAAAGGATGGCGGAGGCAGAATCGTTGCTGCAGAGATTATGGTTTCCACATCTACGATTAGAAATTGTATTGAAGAGCCAGAAAAGACAGGACAGATCAAAGATATCATTGAGGCTGGAAGGTCGCAATATAGCAGCCAATCTTTTGATCAGCATCTCACAGAGTTATACAAAAATGGATTGATAACGATGGAAGTTGCAGTTGAAAATTCCACTAACCCCAGTGATTTTCAAAGATCCCTGCAATTTGATTGA
- a CDS encoding RidA family protein, with amino-acid sequence MKKDVIKTDKAPLAIGPYEQAIRIDNFIFTSGQIPLDPVTNETIKGDIKIQSQRVLENLKGILESCGSSLEKVIKVTVFLKNLKDFDDMNTIFKKYFKKSKPARSCVEVSDLPKGVAIEVDLIAYIE; translated from the coding sequence ATGAAAAAAGATGTTATAAAAACCGACAAAGCCCCTTTAGCTATTGGACCTTATGAACAGGCAATCAGAATTGATAATTTTATCTTTACCTCAGGCCAGATCCCCCTTGATCCTGTAACCAATGAAACAATAAAGGGGGATATCAAAATCCAATCTCAGCGAGTCTTAGAAAATCTCAAAGGTATTTTGGAATCCTGTGGTTCTTCATTAGAAAAGGTTATTAAGGTAACGGTATTTCTGAAAAATCTTAAGGATTTTGATGATATGAATACGATATTTAAGAAGTATTTTAAAAAGAGTAAACCGGCTCGTTCCTGTGTTGAGGTCTCTGATTTGCCAAAGGGGGTAGCTATTGAAGTAGATCTTATTGCCTATATCGAATGA
- a CDS encoding TrkH family potassium uptake protein: MNIRLVVYVLGIVIVGVGLSMLLPIAISLYYQDGDLFSLVYSSMICIFLGLIVSYSSKEEGDIGIKDGFAIVTFGWISAALFGSLPFLFFGTFNNFTDAFFEAMSGFTTTGATVLANIEKQPHGILVWRSLTQWLGGMGIIVLSIAILPALRVGGMQLFKAEVPGPSQDRLTPRIKDTARLLWMVYVIISATETLLLLLGGMSLFDALNHTFTTMATGGFSTKDASIGAFNSPYFDAVITLFMFMAGINFALHYQMLKGNLKSFFKDTEFLFYLGVVGFFITLVVINLKFSAQKPLTDAIRYGSFQVVSIVTTTGYGTADFELWPQFSQYTLLLLMFIGGCAGSTGGSIKNIRILLLIKYAYYELYKLIHPRAIISIKIRDKMVSEDILQGVLGFFLLYMAVFVVSSLFMALLGLDMITAISSVAATIGNVGPGLGMVGPTDNYAHIPFLGKWLLSLCMLIGRLEIYTVLIFFIPEFWKK; this comes from the coding sequence ATGAATATACGACTGGTCGTTTATGTTCTCGGAATCGTTATCGTAGGTGTTGGACTATCCATGCTGCTACCTATCGCTATTTCCCTCTACTACCAAGATGGAGATCTCTTCTCACTCGTCTATTCCTCAATGATATGTATTTTTCTGGGTCTGATTGTATCTTATTCAAGCAAGGAAGAGGGTGATATAGGAATAAAAGATGGATTTGCTATTGTAACTTTTGGTTGGATCTCAGCAGCTCTCTTTGGGAGCCTCCCTTTTCTCTTTTTTGGTACTTTTAATAACTTCACAGATGCCTTTTTTGAGGCTATGTCTGGTTTTACCACTACTGGTGCTACTGTTCTTGCCAATATAGAAAAACAACCCCATGGCATCCTCGTCTGGAGGAGTTTAACTCAATGGTTAGGTGGGATGGGCATCATTGTTCTCTCTATTGCTATTCTTCCTGCATTGCGTGTTGGAGGAATGCAGCTCTTTAAAGCCGAGGTGCCAGGGCCTTCACAAGACAGGCTTACACCAAGGATTAAGGATACAGCAAGGCTTTTATGGATGGTGTATGTTATTATATCTGCAACAGAAACCCTCTTATTACTTCTCGGTGGCATGTCTTTATTTGATGCTTTGAACCATACCTTTACAACAATGGCCACTGGAGGTTTCTCTACAAAAGATGCAAGTATCGGAGCCTTTAATAGCCCTTACTTTGATGCCGTTATCACCCTATTTATGTTTATGGCGGGCATTAACTTTGCCTTACACTATCAAATGCTAAAAGGAAATCTGAAATCCTTTTTTAAGGATACAGAATTTCTTTTTTACTTAGGAGTTGTTGGCTTTTTTATTACGCTGGTAGTAATTAATCTTAAATTCTCTGCCCAGAAACCACTGACTGATGCCATTCGCTATGGCTCTTTTCAGGTTGTATCTATTGTTACCACTACTGGATATGGTACAGCCGATTTTGAGCTTTGGCCTCAATTTTCTCAATATACCCTTCTCCTCTTAATGTTTATAGGTGGATGCGCTGGTTCAACTGGTGGATCTATTAAAAATATTAGAATCCTTTTGCTCATTAAATATGCCTATTATGAACTCTACAAACTCATTCATCCAAGGGCCATTATAAGTATAAAAATAAGAGATAAAATGGTCTCCGAGGATATATTGCAGGGAGTTTTGGGATTCTTTTTATTATATATGGCTGTCTTTGTGGTTTCGTCTCTCTTTATGGCACTGCTTGGTTTGGATATGATTACTGCTATATCCTCTGTAGCAGCGACCATAGGAAATGTGGGTCCTGGTCTCGGTATGGTTGGGCCAACAGATAACTATGCCCATATTCCATTCTTAGGAAAATGGCTTCTTTCCTTATGCATGCTCATAGGCCGATTAGAAATCTACACAGTCCTGATCTTTTTTATCCCTGAATTCTGGAAAAAATAA